Proteins encoded by one window of Candidatus Woesearchaeota archaeon:
- a CDS encoding tyrosine--tRNA ligase → MDQKDVDARLQLVMRNTQEIITVEELRELLTKKKHPRAYIGLATTGRVHLGYYIPLMKVGDFLNADFEFIILLADIHAHLDDRKSPFELLDLRVEYYKEVITAMLESLHVDTKRLTFVRGSEFQLQKDYTLDMYRLAALNTFERCKRAAAGVVRFGEHPRLSGFMYPLLQVLDEQYLDVDIQYGGIDQRKILAFARENLPLLGYKPRIEVMTPMLPGLTGTKMSASDNKSKIDVIDDADAVKKKIQAAHCPVGVEENGVLAFVKQVIMVNKSDANERFIVERSPKYGGNLSYENYDDLEKDYLAQRLHPMDLKNAVAKEINVLLELVRMHMKGKEGLMGKAFPDMEKQK, encoded by the coding sequence ATGGATCAGAAAGATGTTGATGCTCGATTGCAACTGGTGATGCGGAATACCCAAGAAATCATTACCGTTGAGGAATTGCGAGAGCTCTTAACAAAGAAAAAACATCCCAGAGCGTATATTGGGCTTGCAACAACAGGAAGAGTACATCTCGGTTATTACATTCCCTTAATGAAGGTAGGAGATTTTCTTAACGCAGATTTTGAGTTTATCATTCTGCTTGCCGACATTCATGCGCACTTAGATGATCGAAAATCTCCTTTTGAATTACTAGACTTAAGAGTAGAATATTATAAAGAAGTTATTACAGCAATGCTGGAATCATTGCATGTAGATACGAAGCGACTAACCTTTGTCCGTGGAAGTGAGTTTCAATTACAAAAAGATTATACCTTAGATATGTATCGTCTTGCTGCGTTGAATACTTTTGAACGATGTAAGCGCGCTGCAGCCGGCGTTGTTCGGTTTGGCGAACACCCACGATTAAGCGGATTTATGTATCCCCTGTTGCAGGTTCTTGATGAACAGTATCTTGACGTTGATATTCAGTATGGTGGTATAGATCAGAGAAAGATTTTAGCCTTTGCTCGCGAGAATTTACCGCTTCTGGGCTATAAGCCACGGATTGAGGTTATGACCCCAATGCTTCCAGGATTAACCGGTACAAAGATGTCTGCTTCAGATAACAAATCAAAAATTGATGTCATTGATGATGCAGATGCGGTCAAGAAAAAAATTCAAGCGGCTCACTGCCCTGTAGGTGTTGAGGAAAACGGTGTCCTTGCTTTTGTGAAACAGGTTATTATGGTCAATAAGAGCGACGCAAATGAAAGATTTATTGTTGAACGATCGCCAAAGTATGGTGGAAATCTTTCTTATGAGAACTACGATGATTTGGAAAAAGATTATTTAGCACAGCGACTCCATCCCATGGATTTAAAGAACGCTGTTGCAAAAGAAATTAATGTCCTGCTCGAATTAGTACGAATGCATATGAAAGGAAAAGAAGGGCTTATGGGCAAAGCATTTCCCGATATGGAGAAACAAAAGTAA